The DNA segment CCTGGTGGATTAGACAGGCAATAACAAGGGCTATTGCTGACCAGGCAAGGACGATAAGAATTCCAGTCCATATGATTGAAACGATAAACAAGGTAATAAAGACCTCAAGGCAAATGTTCTTAGAGATGGGAAGGGAGCCAAGGCCCGAGGAGATTGCAGAGAGATTAAAGATGTCCCCTTCAAAGGTTCGCTCAATCATTCAACTTGCTCAGGAACCCGTTTCTCTGGAAACCCCTATTGGTGACGATGAGGACAGTAGATTAAGAGATTTTATAGAGGATACAAAGAGTCCTATTCCCGAAAACGAGGTGATAAAGAAGGACTTAAAGGAGAAGGTGGCAGAACTTCTATCACTCCTAAACGAAAGGGAGGCCCTTGTTATAAAGTTGAGATTCGGTCTTGATGGGTACCCTGAACATACATTGGAACAAGTTGGAAAAGAGCTAAGGGTAACAAGGGAGAGAATAAGGCAGATTGAATCTAAGGCCATCAAGAAGCTGAGAAATTCCGGTCTTAATATTGACCTTTCCATATTCCTTGAGAGGTAGGGGGGAACTCTACCTCTCTTACTCTAAATCCCTTTTTGAGTCCCTCAGTAAACCATAGAAAATCTCTAGGAACCTTACTCTCTACCGTTACCGTTTTCTTTGAATCAGGCAGTGGAAATGTTATTCTGAAGCTGTGAAGGAGTATTCTTGGAGTAAATGTAAAGGGAGGTCTGTAGGCTTTCCAGTATCTAAACTCACCTGCGACGGGAAATCCTGACATTGATAGGTGTCTCCTTATCTGGTGTTTCCTCCCTGTTGGGATTGAAACTTTACATAGAGCTCCACCCCTTAATCTCTCAATAACGGTAACCTCTGTTACCGCCTCCCTTCCGTCAAGGGGAATTGAAATTTTCGACCTATCCTTAGAGTTCCCTACAACTAAGGCTAAGTACTCCTTCTTTACGGCTTTCCTCCTAAACTGCTCCTTGAACCATTTAAACAGCTCCTCACTGTCTGTGGCCAAAATCAATCCAGAGGTCTGTTTGTCCAACCTGTGAACTACCTTTATCCTTCTGTTTAATCTCTTTGAGATAATCCCCTCAAGGTTTGGTTTATCAACATTGCTGTTTACAAATGGAGGTTTGTTAATAACAAGAATTCCGTTTCTTTCAAGGAGAATTTCAATTTTTACAGAGGAGAAAGTTAGATAGTTAAGGCAGAATTCAACAAGTGAGCCTTTTTTAACCCTCCTTCTGTAAAGGAGCTCCTTTCTTCCATCTATACAAACAAGTCCTTCATCTATGAGCTTCTTAGCCTTCCTTTTTGACTCGGTAACTGTGGAAACCACATCAATCAGCTTTCCCTCTTCTTTCACCTTTACTCTGAAAGCTTCCATAGAATACTCCTATTAGATAAATAGTCCTAATTGAAAATTATTTGCATAAATATACTAAAAGTAAAACCAAATTTAAGGGGGGAAAATATGGCACTTGTAGGTCAGAAAGCACCTGAATTTGAGGTTCAGGCTTACGACCCTGTAAACAAAAAGTACGTTAACGTAAAACTTTCGGACTATGTACCGAACACTGAAGGTAAGTTCTTAGTACTCTGTTTTTACCCAGCAGACTTTACCTACGTCTGACCAACTGAGTTGGCTGCGGTCGCAGCTAAGTACGACGAAATTAAAAAGAGAGGAGCTGAGGTTTTGGCAATTTCAACAGACACCGTGTTCAGCCACCAAATTTTCTGTGAAACAGAACCTTTAATGAAGGGTGTTAAGTACCTCTTGGGTTCTGACCCAACGGGGGAAGTTTCAAGGAAATACGGCGTTTACATTGAGGAAGCCGGAATTGCAAGGAGGGGAAGGTTCATAATTAACCCTGACGGAGTTATTGTTGCAGAGGAAGTTCTCAATCCACCTGTCGGCAGGAACGTCAATGAACTACTGAGACAGCTTGATGCCTGGAAGTACGTTT comes from the Balnearium lithotrophicum genome and includes:
- a CDS encoding peroxiredoxin; this translates as MALVGQKAPEFEVQAYDPVNKKYVNVKLSDYVPNTEGKFLVLCFYPADFTYVUPTELAAVAAKYDEIKKRGAEVLAISTDTVFSHQIFCETEPLMKGVKYLLGSDPTGEVSRKYGVYIEEAGIARRGRFIINPDGVIVAEEVLNPPVGRNVNELLRQLDAWKYVYEHPDEACPANWRPGKKTLKPGPDITGKVGEVITIDEILS
- a CDS encoding RluA family pseudouridine synthase: MEAFRVKVKEEGKLIDVVSTVTESKRKAKKLIDEGLVCIDGRKELLYRRRVKKGSLVEFCLNYLTFSSVKIEILLERNGILVINKPPFVNSNVDKPNLEGIISKRLNRRIKVVHRLDKQTSGLILATDSEELFKWFKEQFRRKAVKKEYLALVVGNSKDRSKISIPLDGREAVTEVTVIERLRGGALCKVSIPTGRKHQIRRHLSMSGFPVAGEFRYWKAYRPPFTFTPRILLHSFRITFPLPDSKKTVTVESKVPRDFLWFTEGLKKGFRVREVEFPPTSQGIWKGQY